One segment of Vulpes lagopus strain Blue_001 chromosome 8, ASM1834538v1, whole genome shotgun sequence DNA contains the following:
- the LOC121497065 gene encoding LOW QUALITY PROTEIN: UDP-glucuronosyltransferase 1A8-like (The sequence of the model RefSeq protein was modified relative to this genomic sequence to represent the inferred CDS: deleted 1 base in 1 codon): MGPVEGKCKYEEDIPSGVNKYSVEFGRQIQRFLQPTKGLEVEKPVAMPGFLEALANTVPLSMRTLVLYYTSSEPKQLDCPGLQFSNGCHNFDRLSSVVCVSPADIWLCEAGKLLVVPMDGSHWFTMRLVVEQLIQRGHELVLIIPEVSWQLGKSSNFTVKTYSTAYNLEELNQMFKTFSDSHWNIRQQSLLTMFLDSSSDIFEHLFLHCKNLFSDPKLVEYIKESSFDAVFLDPFDMCGLIVAKYFSLPSVVFTRGLFCHFLEESTQCPSPPSYVPRIFLGFPDAMSFRERVWNHISHLEEHLFCHYFFKTPLEVASEILQTAVTPYDLYSHTSIWLLRAEFVFDYPKPVMPNMVFIGGINCQEGKPLPKAECP; the protein is encoded by the exons ATGGGTCCTGTAGAAGGAAAGTGCAAATATGAAGAAGATATACCCTCTGGCGTCAACAAGTACTCAGTAGAGTTTGGGAGACAGATACAAAGATTCCTGCAG CCCACAAAGGGTTTGGAAGTGGAAAAACCGGTGGCAATGCCAGGCTTTTTAGAGGCTCTTGCAAATACAGTTCCATTGTCCATGAGGACGCTAGTG CTCTATTACACCAGCTCAGAACCCAAGCAGCTGGATTGCCCTGGGCTGCAGTTTTCCAATGGCTGCCACAATTTTGACCGGCTTtcctctgttgtgtgtgtgtctcctgctGACATCTGGCTTTGC GAGGCAGGCAAGCTGCTGGTAGTACCCATGGATGGGAGCCACTGGTTTACCATGCGTTTGGTTGTGGAGCAACTCATCCAAAGAGGGCATGAGTTGGTTTTAATCATACCAGAGGTGAGTTGGCAACTGGGAAAATCCTCCAATTTTACGGTGAAGACTTATTCCACTGCTTACAATCTGGAGGAGTTGAATCAGATGTTCAAGACTTTCTCTGACTCTCACTGGAATATTCGGCAACAAAGTTTACTTACTATGTTCTTAGATTCATCCAGTGACATTTTTGAACACCTTTTTTTACATTGTAAGAATTTGTTTAGTGATCCAAAATTAGTAGAATACATAAAGGAGAGTTCTTTTGATGCAGTGTTTCTGGATCCTTTTGATATGTGCGGCTTAATTGTAGCCAAGTATTTTTCACTTCCATCTGTGGTCTTCACCAGGGgattattttgccattttcttgaAGAAAGCACACAGTGCCCCAGTCCTCCTTCTTATGTTCCCAGAATTTTTTTAGGGTTTCCAGATGCCATgagtttcagagagagagtgtggaaTCACATCTCCCACTTGGAGGAACATTTATTTtgccactatttttttaaaactcctttaGAAGTTGCATCTGAGATTCTCCAAACGGCTGTCACACCTTATGATCTCTATAGCCATACGTCAATTTGGTTGTTAAGAGCTGAGTTTGTTTTTGACTATCCCAAACCTGTGATGCCCAACATGGTCTTCATTGGAGGCATCAACTGCCAGGAGGGAAAGCCATTGCCAAAG GCTGAATGTCCTTAG
- the LOC121497067 gene encoding LOW QUALITY PROTEIN: UDP-glucuronosyltransferase 1A9-like (The sequence of the model RefSeq protein was modified relative to this genomic sequence to represent the inferred CDS: inserted 1 base in 1 codon), translating into MAATILTGFPLLCVCLLLTSDFAEAGKLLVVPMDGSHWFTMRLVVEQLIQRGHELVLIIPEVSWQLGKSSNFTVKTYSTTYNLEELNQMFKTFSYSQWKTRQQSSLFLVLSPLKDSLQHHFLHCENLFSDPKLVEYIKESSFDAVFLDPFDVCGLIVAKYFSLLSVGFTRRLYCHYLEEATQCPSSPSYVPRPFSMLSDAMSFRERVRNHIFHLEEHLFCHYFLKTPLEVASEILQKAVTPYDLYSHTSIWLLRADFVXDYPKPVMPNMVFIGGINCQEGKPLPKAECPWE; encoded by the exons ATGGCTGCCACAATTTTGACCGGCTTtcctctgttgtgtgtgtgtctcctgctGACATCTGACTTTGCTGAGGCAGGCAAGCTGCTGGTAGTACCCATGGATGGGAGCCACTGGTTTACCATGCGTTTGGTTGTGGAGCAACTCATCCAAAGAGGGCATGAGTTGGTTTTAATCATACCAGAGGTGAGTTGGCAACTGGGAAAATCCTCCAATTTTACGGTGAAGACTTATTCCACAACTTACAATCTGGAGGAGTTGAATCAGATGTTCAAGACTTTCTCTTATTCTCAGTGGAAAACTCGGCAGCAAAGCTCACTTTTTTTGGTCTTAAGTCCATTAAAAGACAGTCTTCAACACCATTTTTTACATTGTGAGAATTTGTTTAGTGATCCAAAATTAGTAGAATACATAAAGGAGAGTTCTTTTGATGCAGTGTTTCTGGATCCTTTTGATGTGTGTGGCTTAATTGTAGCCAAGTATTTTTCACTCCTATCTGTGGGCTTCACAAGGAGATTGTATTGCCATTATCTTGAAGAAGCCACACAGTGCCCCAGTTCTCCTTCTTATGTTCCTAGACCTTTCTCCATGTTGTCAGATGCCATgagtttcagagagagagtgaggaatcACATTTTCCACCTGGAGGAACATTTATTTtgccactattttttaaaaactcctttggaAGTTGCATCTGAGATTCTCCAAAAGGCTGTCACACCTTATGATCTCTATAGCCATACGTCAATTTGGTTGTTAAGAGCTGACTTTG TGGACTATCCTAAACCTGTGATGCCCAACATGGTCTTCATTGGAGGCATCAACTGCCAGGAGGGAAAGCCATTGCCAAAG GCTGAATGTCCTTGGGAGTAG